Proteins co-encoded in one Nicotiana sylvestris chromosome 7, ASM39365v2, whole genome shotgun sequence genomic window:
- the LOC104242380 gene encoding 26S proteasome non-ATPase regulatory subunit 2 homolog A-like, producing MSKTPDPNSTGASGSAGGDKSAGEEATIKVPSKDPKKKDDKKDEDLSEEDLALKQQLELYVERVQDTDPGLQKVALESMRQEIRTSTSSMTSVPKPLKFLRPHYGTLKGYYEKMPDSDMKKLLADILSVLALTMSAEGERESLKYRLLGSQGDIGSWGHEYVRNLAGEISQEYAKRQGEEGPIDDLMELVQQIVAFHMKHNAEPEAVDLLMEVEDLDLLVEHVDSTNYKRTCSYLTSSAKYLPGPDDMLVLDIAYTIYMKFEEYPSALVTALYLYNMQYVKQVFTSCDDLLRKKQFCYILARHGQTFELDEEMCAEDEEREGLQEIINNAKLSEGYLTLARDIEVMEPKTPDDIYKPHLLDGRASAGASVDSARQNLASTFVNAFVNAGFGQDKLMTVPSEASSGGASTSWLFKNKEHGKASAAASLGMILLWDVDSGLAQIDKYFHSTDTHVIAGALLGVGIVNCGIKNECDPALALLAEYIDKEDPSIRIGAIMGLGLAYAGSQNEQIRSKLTPILGDSKASLDVLAFTAISLGLVYVGSCNEEIAQAIIFALMERSESELGEPFARLLPLGLGLLYLGKQESVEATAEVSKTFNEKIRKHCDMTLLSCAYAGTGNVLKVQHFLGQCAQHFEKGETFQGPAVLGIAMVAMAEELGLEMAIRSLEHLLQYGEQNIRRAVPLALALLCISNPKVNVMDTLSRLSHDSDSEVAMAAIISLGLIGAGTNNARIAGMLRNLSSYYYKEANLLFCVRIAQGLVHLGKGLLTLSPYHSEHFLLSPTALAGLVTMLHACLDMKAIILGKYHYVLYFLTLAMQPRMLLTVDENLKPLSVPVRVGQAVDVVGQAGRPKTITGFQTHSTPVLLAAGDRAELATEKYIPLSPILEGFVILKENPDYRDDQ from the exons ATGTCAAAGACTCCGGATCCAAACAGTACAGGTGCTAGCGGTAGCGCCGGCGGTGACAAGTCCGCCGGAGAAGAGGCTACCATTAAGGTTCCCTCCAAGGACCCAAAGAAGAAGGATGATAAGAAAGACGAAGATCTC tcggaggaggatttggcattgaAGCAGCAATTGGAACTGTATGTGGAGAGAGTTCAAGACACTGATCCAGGGCTACAGAAGGTTGCCCTTGAGAGCATGAG ACAGGAAATTCGTACATCAACAAGCTCGATGACATCAGTTCCAAAACCATTAAAGTTCTTGCGTCCCCACTATGGAACACTAAAGGGATATTATGAGAAAATGCCAGACTCGGATATGAAG AAACTTCTGGCAGATATACTTTCTGTTTTGGCATTGACAATGTCTGCTGAAGGAGAAAGG GAGAGCTTGAAGTATAGACTGTTGGGTTCTCAAGGCGATATTGGTTCCTGGGGACATGAATACGTTAG GAACTTGGCTGGAGAAATTTCACAAGAGTATGCAAAACGGCAG GGTGAAGAAGGCCCAATTGATGATCTAATGGAGCTTGTGCAACAAATTGTTGCTTTTCACATGAAG CATAATGCTGAACCTGAGGCTGTCGATCTTTTAATGGAG GTGGAAGATCTTGATCTTTTAGTCGAGCATGTTGATAGTACAAATTACAAAAGGACGTGCTCCTATCTCACCAGTTCGGCAAA ATACCTTCCTGGACCTGATGACATGTTGGTTCTTGATATTGCATACACTATCTATATGAAATTTGAGGAGTATCCAAGTGCGCTAGTGACTGCACTATACCTGTATAACATGCAG TATGTAAAGCAAGTTTTTACATCGTGTGATGATCTTTTGCGGAAGAAGCAGTTCTGTTACATTCTTGCTCGCCAT GGTCAGACATTTGAGCTTGATGAAGAGATGTGTGCAGAAGATGAAGAAAGAGAAGGATTACAGGAGATTATTAACAATGCTAAATTAAGTGAAGGCTATCTGACACTTGCTCGTGATATTGAGGTCATGGAACCAAAAACCCCTGATGACATATACAAG CCACATTTGCTTGATGGCCGGGCTAGTGCGGGGGCAAGTGTAGATTCAGCAAGACAAAATTTGGCCTCTACATTTGTCAATGCCTTTGTGAATGCTGGATTTGGTCAG GATAAGTTGATGACTGTACCATCAGAGGCGTCAAGTGGTGGTGCCTCGACAAGCTGGCTTTTCAAAAATAAAGAACATGGAAAAGCTAGTGCTGCTGCAAGTCTG GGTATGATCCTGCTTTGGGATGTTGATTCTGGTCTTGCACAAATTGACAAGTATTTCCATAGTACTGATACCCATGTCATTGCCGGTGCACTATTAGGAGTTGGGATTGTAAACTGTGGTATCAAGAACGAATGTGATCCG GCATTGGCACTTCTAGCTGAGTACATAGACAAAGAGGACCCTTCAATTAGAATTGGTGCTATAATGGGCCTTGGTCTTGCTTATGCTGGTTCTCAGAATGAGCAG ATCCGTAGTAAATTGACTCCAATACTTGGAGATAGTAAGGCTTCCCTTGATGTGCTTGCCTTTACTGCTATATCATTGGGATTGGTATATGTGGGTTCGTGCAATGAAGAGATTGCTCAGGCAATAATATTTGCATTGATGGAAAGAAGTGAGTCAGAATTAGGCGAGCCCTTTGCCCGCCTGTTGCCTCTTGGTCTTGGTCTCCTGTATCTTGGAAAACAG GAAAGTGTCGAGGCTACAGCTGAGGTCTCAAAGACTTTCAATGAAAAGATTAGAAAACATTGCGATATGACCCTGCTTTCTTGTGCCTATGCTGGGACAGGCAATGTGCTCAAG GTCCAACATTTTCTTGGTCAATGTGCCCAACATTTTGAGAAGGGTGAAACCTTCCAGGGACCTGCCGTCCTTGGTATTGCAATGGTGGCAATGGCTGAAGAACTGGGGCTCGAGATGGCCATACGCTCGCTAGAACACCTTTTACAGTATGGAGAGCAAAATATCAGAAGAGCAGTTCCTTTGGCTCTTGCCCTCCTCTGCATTTCAAATCCAAAG GTCAATGTGATGGACACTCTGAGCAGGCTTAGTCATGATTCAGACTCCGAAGTAGCTATG GCTGCTATCATTTCCTTGGGATTGATAGGTGCAGGAACAAACAATGCCAGAATAGCTGGCATGCTGCGCAATCTTTCCAGTTACTATTACAAAGAAGCCAACCTTCTTTTTTGT GTGCGGATTGCCCAAGGTCTTGTTCATTTGGGAAAAGGATTGTTAACTCTCTCACCATATCATTCTGAACACTTTCTGTTATCTCC GACTGCATTGGCTGGACTGGTAACTATGCTGCATGCATGTCTTGATATGAAGGCCATTATCTTGGGGAAATATCACTATGTGCTTTATTTCCTCACTTTAGCTATGCAG CCA